A window of Clostridium novyi genomic DNA:
TATACCATAATATAATACTTTCCAGGCTTACTAGCATTAAATTTTCCATTCAAAAAATTTCCTCTAGTAATTGGATATGCTATACTCTTGTTTTTATCCTCCTCTGAAACTACTTGCCATGCAATTTTCGCATTATCTTTATTTTTCACTGATATATCTACATTTCCTGGTGTCTTTACATTGAAGTAATATATATCTTTATCATTCTCTTTAAGTTCTCCACTGATTTTATTATCTGAAGTTAATGGTCCATATGCGTTTTCAAAGGAATCTTTTTTAGTAATCTCTTTTTTATCTTCGCTATCTTCAATTTTTAAATCTTTATTATCTATGTCAGCATCTTTATTTACTTGTTCATGTACATCATCAGTTAATATTCCGTGAAATATAACATCATATTCTACTTGTCCTAACTTATTCACTCTATGATTTACAAAATAACATGTTAACGTTTTATATCCAGACCAATTATATTGATCTAATATTTTTAAGAACTCGTTAGCTTTTGAATTCATATTATTCCAATCTTCTAGTTTACCTTTACTTCTATCCCCTATATATGTTCCTTTTAATGTAAATGTGTTGAAAAATTGTCCTTTTTCTTCTTCAGTTTTTATATTTTTCAATCCCGTAACTTTCTCTATATTAGAATAGATTTCTTTAGCACTTTTACGTGGATGCTCTTTTATATACTCATCAGATACAAGAGGAGTTGTTAATGTATCATAGTTATCCACTAGTTTTTGCATATGATACTGATATTCACTATTTATATTACTCTTCGTACTTAAACTTTCTATATAATCTTCATATCCTTTTACATCATTATTTTTCACATAATTAATTATATTATTTAAAATTTCTATGTTGTTATTATACATATAATCTGAAAAAGCAAAACCATAATTATAAAAATCAAAAGAACCATATTTTGAATGTAATAATTTACTTGAAGAAAATCTTTGCGAAATATCATTTGAAATTCCTCTTACTTCAGATTTTCTTGGTAATATATTATTTTCACGTGTTGAACCTGCAAAAAACTCTGCTGAACCTTCTTCAAACCATGTTAATCTGCAATTATTACCTCTATAAAAATCTGATTGTCCCCATATTCCAGGAACTAGATATCTCCCTTGTAAATAGTGTGTAAATTCATGTCTAAATAATTCTTCTAAACTAAAAATACTTTCCCTTGAAGTTCTCTCATAAGTAAAAAATGTACCTATATTTTCAATATATATTCCACCATTATCTGTGCTATATCCATACAATGTAGAATTTAATTTATATTCTTCAGGATTATTATAAATAACTATGTTTAACACATCATCAGCATTTCCCTTTTCTAATTCTTCATCATTTCCAATGACTCTATGAAATTGTGCCTTTACTTCTTTTGATGCCCAATAAAGTCTTTTAACCTTTTCTTCTGAAACCTTATCACCAGTTTTTATTATCATTTTACCATTATCAAAAGTATATGTTTTTGTAAGATAATGTTTTTTACCTTGTTCTTTTATCTCTTTTATATTAACTTTATTTCCATTTAAATATGTCTCATTAAAATCATATTTAATACTTTCTATTGCTTTAAAGTATTGCTCTCCAAGATATGGATACAATTTTAATGCCTTTTCAATAACACCTTGAGGAGTTTTTTTATTACTATGAAGTTTAGCTAATTTTCCCGTATAATAAATTCCATTATTTATAATCCATGAATTTTGTTCATTAACATTACCCAATAATGCTAATCTTTCAACTTCATTTATAAATTCATCTATATTACTAAACCAAGATGTACTTTTAATATCTTTTTCAGATTTAAATAAATATGACTCAATAGAATAATTAACTCCATTTAAAATATTATAAATAGCTTGACCTTCTGAATTAATTCTTGAACTCTCATCAATATTATCATTGTATTTTTTTAAAATAGGAACTAATTTATTAACTACAATATTATTTGAAGTTGTATTGCCTATTAATAATCCCAGTGTTTTTATAATCTCATTTTGACAATAAGAACCTAATGAAAAATTAGGATTATTTTCTATTGAAAGCATAGCAGGAATACATTTTTCCTTATAGTTTATTTCATCTAAGTGCTTTAATTCTTTATTATAAAATCCTAAATAATATCCTCCTCTTAACACTTCAATTAATGTTGGTATTCCTTTATCATCATTTGCTGTGTATTCTCTTCCTTTTTTAATTAAAGCATCAATTAATGCCTGCACTCTGTTATTATCAGAATAAAATTCCCTTGATCCTTCATTATATTGCATAAGATCAGTTATATCATTCCATCTTATATTAGATAATGTATCTACAAGATTATCATAAGATAGCTTACTTAATTGTCCTAAAGTATATTTGCTGTTTACTGTACTTTCTAACTTAATATTTCTATTACCACCATCTTTTGCTAATACTCTTGTTGAAGCATTAGCAAATGTAATACATGTTATAGCTAAACAGCATAGAACTTTCAAAAAATTTTTTTTCATAATTATCCTCCTAAAAATTGTTTTATTACAAGTAGAAATATACACCTATAAATACTCTTATATAATCGAGTAAAATTTATCATTACTTAATTGTAATACCTTATTTATAATTTTAAATAATAAAATAGACAGTGACCTTTTACCAAAAATCACTGTCTACTTTATTATAATTTTATTTATTTAATTACATTTGCATTCAGCTTGTTGAACTTCTTCTTTAGAGTTATCATGTACATTCCAAGTAAATGCTAAGAATATTATTGCTAATACTGAAGCTACCATTAATGTCATGAATCCACCGTTCCAGCTAAATTTATCAACAACAGCTCCCATTGCAGCCTCTGCTAATACTTGACCACCTAAGTAACCAAATAGTCCAGTAAATCCAGCTGCAGTTCCTGCTGCTTTCTTAGGTACTAAGTCTAATGCACTAACCCCTATAAGCATAACTGGACCGTATATTAATGCACCAATGAAAGATAATGCTATATTAATAGATACAATACTTGAACTCTTCCAATAAACAAATACTCCTATAACAACACCTATCATACAAAATACTCCCATAGGTGCACGTCTTCCATGGAACACTTTATCACTTAACCAACCAACAATTATAGTTCCTGGAATTGCTGCATATTCAAATAGTGAGAAAGCTAATGTTGATTCTTTTACTGAAAAATGTTTTACTTGCTCAAGATATGTTGGTACCCAGTTAACAACACCATATCTTACAAAGTATACAAAAACGTTTGCAATAGCTATAAACCATAAAAATTTATTCTTTAATACATATTTAACTAATATTTCTTTTGCTGATAATTCTTTTTCTCTATCTTCAACTTCAACAACAAATTCTGGATAATCGTTTTTATACTCTTCAATTGGAGGTAATCCAACAGATTGTGGAGTATCTTTTGCAAATAATATATATAATATACCTATTACTATTGCTATAAGACCAGGGAAATAAAATGCACCCTTCCATCCGCCAAAGTAATTTACTCCAAAAACAACGATTGCAGCTATAAGTCCACCACCAACATTGTGAGCAGTGTTCCAAATTGACATTTTAACACCACGTTCTTTATCTGAAAACCAATGTGTCATAGTTCTACCACAAGGAGGCCATCCCATTCCTTGAAACCATCCATTAAGTAACATTAAAACAAACATAAACATAGTACTAGTTGTTGTTGCAAAAAGTATATTTACAACTCCTGACAAAATAAGTCCTGCTGCCAAGAAAAATCTAGGATTAGACCTATCCGATACATTTCCCATGACAAATTTACTTATGCCATAGGCAATACCAAGCCCTGATGCTATAAAGCCTAATTGAGTTACTGAAAATCCTTCTTTTACAAGATACATCTTAGCAACTGAGAAGTTACTTCTAACAAAGTAAAAAGTTAAATATCCAATGTATATACTTAGAAACACTTGTATACGATATCTTTTATATGCAGCATCAATTTTTTCTTCAGGTAAACGTTTAATATGAGGTGCTGGCTTAAATATATTCACGTTCAATCATCCTTTCTTTTTTTATTACATTATCTTTTTTAATTCCTCTAAAAGATATTTTCTATCTTTAGCGGCTTTACTAAAATTATAAACATCACTTAACTTATATAACCTAACATCTTTTTTTACTTCATTATCATCTATTGTTGGAATTGCCATAGAAAAATCTCTTAAGGATCTTGTAGCTTCTTTTGTAGTACAGTATTCTATAAAAGCATTGGCAACCTTTTCATTGGGACTATTCTTTATTTTAGCTACTGGACATATAGTCCAACCACAACTTTCTGGTACAATAGACTTTATTTTAAAACCTGAATTATTAACTATTAATTGTTGATTTATAAAATTAACTGTTATTAAGTATTCACCTACACCTACTTTTTTAGCTGGTGTAAATCCACTATCAGTAAACTGACCTACATTGTTTCTTAGCTTTTTAAAAAATGCAAGTGCCTTTTCCTTTCCCATGGTCTGTACTAAATATGATAAAAAAGTATATCCAGTACCTGACGTTCTAGGATCTGGCAAAACTATCTCCCCTTTAAATACTGGGTTTAATAGTTCCTCTATAGTAGTTGGTTTCTTTATTCCTTTAAATTCCTTATTCCATCTTTCTTCGTTTATCCCTATTGAAAGGGGCTCTATATAAAGTCCTGTCCAATATCCATCAGGATCTCTATATTTTAAAGGCATCCTATCAACATTTTTAACTACATACTTAGCTAAACATCCATTTAATTTTAATAACTCAATGGCATCTGCTGTACCGCCTAAAAACACATCAGCTTTTTGAAATTCTATTTCTTTAACAACATTCTCAGCTGCTTTTTCAGTTGGAAATCTCAAAAAGGAATAATCACATCCTGTTTTTTCTTTAAAACCATCTAGTAGAACTTTTGCCTCATCCTCATTAAAAGCTACATATACTAATAGTTTTCTTCCCTTAAAGTGCGGTAAACGTTTACTAGGCCTTTTCATAATTTCAAAATATCCAATAGTACTTAAAGCTACTGTTAAAATACTTATTATAAAAACAACTAATCTTTTACCAACCTTCACTTTTCTTCCCCCATATGCAATGTTAATTTCTTAATATCTTCTTACAAACAGTATTTAAATTACCTTCCATATAAAAAGAATCCACTATTTCTTCTCCATAATCTCTAACTACAACATAATTATTTTCATATATATCTATACTTATTATGTCATAATTACTTTGTTTAGACTTTGATGAATTAATATTATCTTCATTTAGATTCTCTATATATATCCTAATATGATAATTTAAATTTCCTTTATTGCATATAGCTTTTTCAAGTTTTTTATTATTGCTTATTCTTTTTAACTTTATAATTTCGTTTTTTATTAAAACCTTATCATTGCTTCCACACTTATTAACTTCATGGAATTTATCCACAATAGTTACCTTATTCTTATCGTTTACAATAGATGCAAGAACTGATGGTGTACAAAAGATATCATTAATAAAACTTTTTAATCTGTTTATATATGCTGAGCTTTTGTCTCCACCATAATAACTATCATTTATTCTCAAGTTATTATTTAAATACATAGTACTCTTTTTACCATTCAAATAAAAAATTGTTCCTATAATTTCATTAGGAGTATTTTTTATTTTAGAATCATAAAAATTTTTGTTTATAGGCATAGAATCAATAAGATTCCAAAATTCTTTTAATAAATCACCAGAATTTATAGTGAGCTCGCCCCATCTTTTACTATAGAGCTGAATTTTTATTGGAATGGAATTAGATGAATATTGTAATACTTGTTCCTTATCATCAAATACAACTAACTTATTAGCAATTGATTCTCTAAGGTATATACCCATTGCTCCCATTAAAATAAAAGATATAACATATAAACATATAATTTTCTTATATTGAAAGTTTGTCATGACTTCACTTCACCTTATTTTATTATTATGATACTCTTTAATCTTTTCACAATTCGTTCGTAATTGTGTCAAAATTGTAACGTTTACTTTTTTATTTTTCATTTTTAAATTTTAATATTACTGTTGTTCCTTTATGACTCTCTATTTGTATTTTTCCTGATTGTTTATTCATAATTTCTTTACAGATAGCAAGTCCTAGTCCACTACCACCATATTTATTTTGCAAACTTTTATGGGCAGTGTAAAAATGTTGAAATATTTTTTCTAAATCTTGTTCTGGTATTCCTTGTCCATTATCTGATATATATATATTAATAAAATTTTCATCATAGTTCATAGTTATAGTAATTTCACTACATTCACTGTATTTTATTGCATTATCTAAAATATTAAGTATAACTTGTTCAGTTTTTTCTTTATCTATATATATTTTTTTAGAATGAATTTTTAACTTTACATCTATTCCAAATTTATTCATCCTTGGTTTTAAAAGCATAACTGAGCTCTCAATGACAGATTTAATATCTACATATTCTTTATTCAATTCAAATTCATTTTTATTTAAAACAGACAATTCAAGCAATTGTTCAACAAGATTTAACAGTCTATCACTACTTTTCTTTATATATTTAATACATTGTTCTGTATCCTTTTTATCTTCTACTCTAAGTAAAAGATCTGAATAACCAATAATAGCAGCTACCGGTGTCTTAAACTCATGTGTTATATTATCTAAAAATCTCTTTTGATTTTCCTTTTCTGTTTTTAACTTTAAAATCATGTTTTCTATATTGTTAGACATTATATTAAATGAATTTGATAAATCCTCTATTTCATCCTTACTATTTATTTTAAAATTTTTCACAAATTTCCCATGAGAAACTTGTCTTGCAATTTTCTTTAATATAACTATTGGTTTAACAATTTCATTAGAAAAAGAATTGCTCAATATAATTGAACATAGAATAGAAACCACAGCAAAAAAGGTCATACTTAAAATTGTCTTAAACACTATATTATTTTCTTTATCTAAATTATAAATATATCTTATACATCCAAGTTTACTATCATTATAATAAATTGGACTTGAAAATAAGATGTAATATTTTCCTTGAATTTTTCTTATTATATAAGCTTTCTTTCCACTTAAAGCGTTACTTATATCATCATCTTTTTTTACATGAGGATAATCTTCCGAATCTCCTATAATAGATGAGTTATTGTATATTTGCACCCTAACTTTACTTTTACTTGACAAATAAGTTGCTATAAAAGGACTCATTTCATTTAAAACCTTTTCCACATGAAACTTGTCCTCATTTTGCAAATATTCCATAACAAAAGCTTGACTATTATAACTTTCCTTTTTTAACATATCTATAGAATTATTTGTTATTCTCGTATATAGTTCATATATTGTAACTACATATATACCCGCTATTGATAGTATTAAAACTGCTATGTTCATAAATAATATCTTTCTTTTAATTCCAAATTTCATAGTATTATACCTCGAACCTATATCCTACTCCATATATAGTTTTTATAGCTTCTTCATGATTTAATAGCTTTTTTCTAATTCTTTTAATATGAATATCTACAGCTCTTGTATTTCCTGAAAAATCATATCCCCATATCTTATCTAAAAGTTCTTCTCTTGTAAAAACTTTATAAGCATTTTGTACCATTAATACTAATATTTCAAATTCTATATGGGTGAAATTAACTTCTTTTAAATCGATAAATACGCGTCTTTCAAGTAACATTATCTTTATAAATCCTTTTTCTATAATTTTTTTAGTTTCCTTATTATTAGTAGTTAGTTTAACCTTATTTATCCTTCTTGAAATTGCTCTTATTCTTAAAATTAATTCTCTACTATCAAAAGGTTTTGTTATATAATCATCTGCTCCTAATTGAAGTCCTAGCAATTTATCATTTATTTGATTTTTGGCACTCAGAACTATTATAGGAATCTCACTATTTATATTTTGAATTTCATGTATAACTTGAAAACCATCCATATCTGGAAGCATTAAATCTAGTACTATTAAATCTGGTAATTCACTTTGAAATAATTTTATAGCATCTTTTCCACATTCAGCAGTTACTACATCAAAGTTTTCAAACATAAGATTCATCCTTACTAAGTTCAATATTGATTCCTCATCATCTACTAATAAAATTTTCATTGCTAATACTCCTTTCTAAGAAATAATTTACTATATATATATACTTGTAGAACCTTATATATTATTAAAAACTTTTACAAAAAGCAAATAAATCCTAGCTTTGTGGCGTAATTTTTCATGAAAAATCTAAAATAATCACAAAGAAGGACTCGACTATGATTATATCATTAAAAATTATAATTTCAAAATACTTAGATAGAAATTAAAAAATTTTTAATAAAAAAATACAGAAACTAAATTTAGCTTCTGTATAAAAATATTATAATAACGTAATTCCTAATTCTTTACATTCCTTAATAACACTATGAGACCATATAGACGCTTGAACTTCTCCTATATGAGCTTTTCTTAAAAAGAACATACATATTCTAGATTGACCTATTCCTCCACCTACTGTGTATGGAAGCTCCTTATTTAAAAGCATTTTATGAAATTCAAGTTTAGCTCTTTCTTCGCAATTAGCTTTTTTCAATTGATATTTTAAAGCATTTTCATCTACTCTAATACCCATTGAAGATAGTTCAAGTGCACAGTTTAATACTGGATACCAAAATAATATATCTCCATTTAAACTCCAATCATCATAGTCAGGGGCTCTTCCATCATGTTTTTCTCCTGAAGCTAATTTGTCCCCTATTTTCATTAGAAAAACTGCTCCCTTTTCTTTTGTTATAGCATTTTCTCTTTCTTTTGCTGTTAAATTAGGGTACATATCTTCTAATTCTTGAGTAGTTATAAAAGTTATTTTTTCTGGAAGTATCTTATCTATTTCTGGATATTTATCATTTACAAAGTTCTCTGTACTCTTAAATACTTCATATATGCTTTCTACTATTTCTTTTAGTTTTTCTTCAGTTCTATCTTTCTTTTCTATAACTTTTTCCCAATCCCATTGATCTACATACATAGAATGTATATTATCCAATTCTTCGTCACGTCTTATAGC
This region includes:
- a CDS encoding collagenase, coding for MKKNFLKVLCCLAITCITFANASTRVLAKDGGNRNIKLESTVNSKYTLGQLSKLSYDNLVDTLSNIRWNDITDLMQYNEGSREFYSDNNRVQALIDALIKKGREYTANDDKGIPTLIEVLRGGYYLGFYNKELKHLDEINYKEKCIPAMLSIENNPNFSLGSYCQNEIIKTLGLLIGNTTSNNIVVNKLVPILKKYNDNIDESSRINSEGQAIYNILNGVNYSIESYLFKSEKDIKSTSWFSNIDEFINEVERLALLGNVNEQNSWIINNGIYYTGKLAKLHSNKKTPQGVIEKALKLYPYLGEQYFKAIESIKYDFNETYLNGNKVNIKEIKEQGKKHYLTKTYTFDNGKMIIKTGDKVSEEKVKRLYWASKEVKAQFHRVIGNDEELEKGNADDVLNIVIYNNPEEYKLNSTLYGYSTDNGGIYIENIGTFFTYERTSRESIFSLEELFRHEFTHYLQGRYLVPGIWGQSDFYRGNNCRLTWFEEGSAEFFAGSTRENNILPRKSEVRGISNDISQRFSSSKLLHSKYGSFDFYNYGFAFSDYMYNNNIEILNNIINYVKNNDVKGYEDYIESLSTKSNINSEYQYHMQKLVDNYDTLTTPLVSDEYIKEHPRKSAKEIYSNIEKVTGLKNIKTEEEKGQFFNTFTLKGTYIGDRSKGKLEDWNNMNSKANEFLKILDQYNWSGYKTLTCYFVNHRVNKLGQVEYDVIFHGILTDDVHEQVNKDADIDNKDLKIEDSEDKKEITKKDSFENAYGPLTSDNKISGELKENDKDIYYFNVKTPGNVDISVKNKDNAKIAWQVVSEEDKNKSIAYPITRGNFLNGKFNASKPGKYYIMVYRYSHEKGRYDLSIKGNLEEIQTKEVEDNNSFEKANKVILNSNIIGETNKNDYADIYTFNVLDEKEVNIKLTKLNNAKLNWVVYNADNLKEYVSYAKDYEDTMINKFIAKPGKYYLYVYRVDENGGKYKISIR
- the glpT gene encoding glycerol-3-phosphate transporter; this translates as MNIFKPAPHIKRLPEEKIDAAYKRYRIQVFLSIYIGYLTFYFVRSNFSVAKMYLVKEGFSVTQLGFIASGLGIAYGISKFVMGNVSDRSNPRFFLAAGLILSGVVNILFATTTSTMFMFVLMLLNGWFQGMGWPPCGRTMTHWFSDKERGVKMSIWNTAHNVGGGLIAAIVVFGVNYFGGWKGAFYFPGLIAIVIGILYILFAKDTPQSVGLPPIEEYKNDYPEFVVEVEDREKELSAKEILVKYVLKNKFLWFIAIANVFVYFVRYGVVNWVPTYLEQVKHFSVKESTLAFSLFEYAAIPGTIIVGWLSDKVFHGRRAPMGVFCMIGVVIGVFVYWKSSSIVSINIALSFIGALIYGPVMLIGVSALDLVPKKAAGTAAGFTGLFGYLGGQVLAEAAMGAVVDKFSWNGGFMTLMVASVLAIIFLAFTWNVHDNSKEEVQQAECKCN
- a CDS encoding ABC transporter substrate-binding protein, with the protein product MKVGKRLVVFIISILTVALSTIGYFEIMKRPSKRLPHFKGRKLLVYVAFNEDEAKVLLDGFKEKTGCDYSFLRFPTEKAAENVVKEIEFQKADVFLGGTADAIELLKLNGCLAKYVVKNVDRMPLKYRDPDGYWTGLYIEPLSIGINEERWNKEFKGIKKPTTIEELLNPVFKGEIVLPDPRTSGTGYTFLSYLVQTMGKEKALAFFKKLRNNVGQFTDSGFTPAKKVGVGEYLITVNFINQQLIVNNSGFKIKSIVPESCGWTICPVAKIKNSPNEKVANAFIEYCTTKEATRSLRDFSMAIPTIDDNEVKKDVRLYKLSDVYNFSKAAKDRKYLLEELKKIM
- a CDS encoding DUF3919 family protein, with translation MTNFQYKKIICLYVISFILMGAMGIYLRESIANKLVVFDDKEQVLQYSSNSIPIKIQLYSKRWGELTINSGDLLKEFWNLIDSMPINKNFYDSKIKNTPNEIIGTIFYLNGKKSTMYLNNNLRINDSYYGGDKSSAYINRLKSFINDIFCTPSVLASIVNDKNKVTIVDKFHEVNKCGSNDKVLIKNEIIKLKRISNNKKLEKAICNKGNLNYHIRIYIENLNEDNINSSKSKQSNYDIISIDIYENNYVVVRDYGEEIVDSFYMEGNLNTVCKKILRN
- a CDS encoding sensor histidine kinase, which encodes MKFGIKRKILFMNIAVLILSIAGIYVVTIYELYTRITNNSIDMLKKESYNSQAFVMEYLQNEDKFHVEKVLNEMSPFIATYLSSKSKVRVQIYNNSSIIGDSEDYPHVKKDDDISNALSGKKAYIIRKIQGKYYILFSSPIYYNDSKLGCIRYIYNLDKENNIVFKTILSMTFFAVVSILCSIILSNSFSNEIVKPIVILKKIARQVSHGKFVKNFKINSKDEIEDLSNSFNIMSNNIENMILKLKTEKENQKRFLDNITHEFKTPVAAIIGYSDLLLRVEDKKDTEQCIKYIKKSSDRLLNLVEQLLELSVLNKNEFELNKEYVDIKSVIESSVMLLKPRMNKFGIDVKLKIHSKKIYIDKEKTEQVILNILDNAIKYSECSEITITMNYDENFINIYISDNGQGIPEQDLEKIFQHFYTAHKSLQNKYGGSGLGLAICKEIMNKQSGKIQIESHKGTTVILKFKNEK
- a CDS encoding response regulator transcription factor codes for the protein MKILLVDDEESILNLVRMNLMFENFDVVTAECGKDAIKLFQSELPDLIVLDLMLPDMDGFQVIHEIQNINSEIPIIVLSAKNQINDKLLGLQLGADDYITKPFDSRELILRIRAISRRINKVKLTTNNKETKKIIEKGFIKIMLLERRVFIDLKEVNFTHIEFEILVLMVQNAYKVFTREELLDKIWGYDFSGNTRAVDIHIKRIRKKLLNHEEAIKTIYGVGYRFEV
- the asnA gene encoding aspartate--ammonia ligase gives rise to the protein MTIHKKFVVSKGYRSSMDLKKTEIGIKKLKDFFERELAYKLNLIRVSAPLFVSTSSGLNDNLNGIERPVGFDALDIKDEEIQIVHSLAKWKRMALHRYGFKPGEGLYTDMNAIRRDEELDNIHSMYVDQWDWEKVIEKKDRTEEKLKEIVESIYEVFKSTENFVNDKYPEIDKILPEKITFITTQELEDMYPNLTAKERENAITKEKGAVFLMKIGDKLASGEKHDGRAPDYDDWSLNGDILFWYPVLNCALELSSMGIRVDENALKYQLKKANCEERAKLEFHKMLLNKELPYTVGGGIGQSRICMFFLRKAHIGEVQASIWSHSVIKECKELGITLL